The Phoenix dactylifera cultivar Barhee BC4 chromosome 9, palm_55x_up_171113_PBpolish2nd_filt_p, whole genome shotgun sequence genome window below encodes:
- the LOC103701099 gene encoding probable inactive receptor kinase At1g48480, producing MASPLFFLFFLLSSIPGGAPDLVSDRAALLAFRSSVGRAVLPWNDSTTPCSWLGVACVAGRVAVLRLPAVGLMGQIPVGTVGNLTALRTLSLRYNALSGGLPADLAKCSQLRNLYLQGNRFSGEIPAFLFSLQNLVRLNLAGNDFSGGVTQEFNNLTRLGTLYLESNRLSGEIPELNLPNLAWFNVSFNQLNGSIPSKLRKMPAEAFMKTGLCGGPLGPCPGEIPPSPSPSPAAEGPAGVEGEAKHDKKKLSGGAIAGIAIGAAAGVLIILILVVLLCWKRSSSAGKTRSLEAVPVGAKPPEVAAAGGDGGAGEGGNGNGASSYTAAASAKGEAAGKKLVFFGSGERPFDLEDLLRASAEVLGKGTSGTAYKAVLEMGTTVAVKRLKDVNLAEKEFRERIEAVGAMNHPNLVPLRAYYYSKDEKLLVYDYMPMGSLSALLHGNRGSGRTPLNWDTRSSIALAAARGIEYIHSTGPSASHANIKSSNILLTKSYEARVSDHGLALLVGPASAPTRVAGYRAPEVTDAQKVSQKADVYSFGVLLLELLTGKAPAQALLNDEGVDLPRWVQSVVQEEWTSEVFDLELLRYQNVEEEMVQLLQLAIDCAAQYPDRRPTISEVVVRIEEIRNSSIGAADRGQQQDQSMDDGDDQSSRRTNSIEGTKPSGSET from the exons ATGGcttcccctctcttcttcctcttctttcttctctcctccaTCCCTGGCGGAGCACCGGATCTGGTCTCCGACCGGGCCGCCCTCCTCGCCTTCCGCTCTTCCGTTGGCCGGGCGGTGCTCCCGTGGAATGACTCCACGACGCCGTGCTCGTGGCTGGGCGTAGCCTGCGTCGCCGGCCGCGTGGCCGTCCTCCGCCTCCCTGCCGTCGGCCTTATGGGTCAGATTCCGGTGGGCACCGTCGGCAACCTGACGGCGCTCCGGACGCTGAGCCTCCGCTACAATGCCCTCTCCGGCGGCCTCCCGGCGGACCTCGCCAAGTGTTCCCAGCTTCGGAACCTCTACCTCCAGGGCAACCGCTTCTCCGGCGAGATCCCGGCATTCCTGTTCTCGCTTCAGAACCTCGTCCGCCTTAACCTCGCGGGGAACGACTTCTCCGGCGGCGTCACGCAGGAGTTCAACAACCTCACCCGCCTCGGCACGCTCTACCTCGAGAGCAACCGGCTTTCGGGCGAGATCCCGGAGCTGAACCTCCCGAATCTGGCCTGGTTTAACGTATCATTCAACCAGCTCAACGGATCTATCCCGTCCAAGCTCCGGAAAATGCCGGCAGAGGCGTTCATGAAGACAGGGCTCTGCGGCGGGCCGCTGGGCCCCTGCCCGGGCGAGATCCCGCCGTCGCCGTCGCCGTCGCCGGCGGCGGAGGGCCCGGCGGGCGTCGAGGGCGAGGCGAAGCACGACAAGAAGAAACTCTCCGGCGGAGCGATAGCCGGAATCGCGATCGGAGCCGCCGCCGGAGTTTTAATCATTCTCATCCTGGTGGTCCTTCTCTGTTGGAAGAGGAGCAGCAGCGCGGGTAAGACGAGGTCGCTGGAAGCTGTGCCGGTGGGCGCGAAGCCGCCGGAAGTGGCGGCGGCGGGGGGGGATGGGGGggcaggggagggagggaatGGGAACGGGGCCAGCTCGTATACGGCCGCGGCGTCGGCGAAGGGGGAAGCGGCGGGGAAGAAGCTAGTGTTTTTCGGGAGCGGGGAGAGGCCGTTCGATCTGGAAGATCTATTAAGAGCTTCAGCGGAAGTACTGGGGAAGGGAACGTCCGGGACGGCGTACAAGGCGGTGCTGGAGATGGGGACGACGGTGGCGGTGAAGAGGCTCAAGGACGTCAATCTTGCGGAGAAGGAGTTCCGGGAGAGGATCGAGGCCGTCGGCGCGATGAACCACCCCAATCTGGTGCCCCTCCGGGCCTACTACTACAGCAAGGACGAGAAGCTTCTTGTCTATGATTACATGCCCATGGGCAGCCTCTCCGCCCTCTTGCACG GGAACAGAGGATCTGGTCGGACCCCTCTCAACTGGGACACACGATCCAGCATTGCTCTTGCCGCAGCCCGTGGCATTGAGTACATCCACTCGACGGGCCCTTCAGCCTCTCACGCCAACATCAAGTCATCCAACATTTTGCTGACAAAGTCATATGAAGCCCGGGTGTCGGACCACGGGCTTGCCCTCCTTGTAGGTCCAGCCTCGGCTCCTACCCGCGTTGCTGGATACCGGGCTCCAGAGGTCACCGATGCGCAGAAGGTCTCCCAGAAGGCCGATGTGTACAGCTTTGGAGTGCTTCTGTTGGAGCTGCTCACTGGCAAGGCCCCAGCACAAGCCCTCCTCAATGATGAGGGCGTCGACCTCCCGAGGTGGGTGCAATCGGTTGTTCAGGAGGAGTGGACATCGGAGGTGTTTGATCTGGAGCTGCTGCGGTATCAGAATGTCGAGGAGGAGATGGTGCAGCTCCTGCAGCTTGCTATAGACTGTGCTGCTCAGTATCCAGATAGGCGGCCTACGATATCGGAGGTGGTGGTCCGGATTGAGGAGATCCGCAATTCCAGCATTGGAGCTGCAGACCGAGGCCAGCAGCAAGACCAGAGCATGGATGATGGTGATGACCAGTCCTCAAGGAGAACCAATTCCATCGAGGGGACCAAGCCCTCTGGGTCTGAGACTTGA
- the LOC103701093 gene encoding plasmodesmata-located protein 6-like, with amino-acid sequence MEIISPLSSPSLLLLYSLLLSAAAAAAASSGDDSTLVYAACSNLKYDPNSPYQSNLNSLLASFANAAALSTYSNFSSSFAGSVAPILGLYQCRSDLSLPDCASCVRSALPQLSALCPSATAATLQLRACFLRYGNDSFLGRPDNSLAFKRCGPAATSDHTSTMSDMALSSLAAPGEAVGPFRLGVAGHVRGAAQCVGDLSPEDCGTCLADAVGQLRADCDDAESGDLYLGKCYARFWSGEGDDSSSAHRRWLYRALWLLSGVAVANI; translated from the coding sequence ATGGAAATAATatctcccctctcctccccgtCACTCCTCCTCCTCTACTCCCTTCTTctgtccgccgccgccgccgccgccgcctcctccggcgACGACTCCACCTTGGTCTACGCCGCCTGCTCCAACCTCAAGTATGATCCGAACTCCCCCTACCAGTCCAACCTCAACTCCCTACTCGCCTCCTTCGCCAACGCCGCCGCCCTCTCCACTTACTCgaacttctcctcctccttcgccgGCTCCGTCGCCCCCATCCTCGGCCTCTACCAGTGCCGCAGTGACCTATCTCTCCCCGACTGCGCCTCCTGCGTCCGCTCCGCCCTCCCCCAACTCTCCGCCCTCTGCCCCTCCGCCACCGCAGCCACCCTCCAGCTCCGCGCCTGCTTCCTCCGCTACGGCAACGACTCCTTCCTCGGCCGCCCCGACAACTCGCTCGCCTTCAAGCGCTGCGGCCCCGCCGCCACCTCGGACCACACCTCCACCATGAGCGACATGGCTCTCTCCTCCCTGGCCGCGCCGGGTGAGGCGGTGGGGCCGTTCCGTCTCGGCGTTGCCGGGCACGTGCGCGGGGCGGCGCAGTGCGTCGGGGACTTGAGCCCGGAGGACTGCGGCACGTGCCTCGCCGACGCCGTCGGGCAGCTGAGGGCGGACTGCGACGACGCCGAGTCAGGGGACCTGTACTTGGGGAAGTGTTACGCGAGGTTCTGGTCCGGAGAGGGTGATGACTCGTCTTCGGCTCACCGGCGGTGGCTGTACCGGGCTCTGTGGCTCCTTTCCGGTGTGGCGGTGGCGAACATCTAG
- the LOC103701087 gene encoding ubiquitin-conjugating enzyme E2 variant 1D-like translates to MGSEGSRVVVPRNFRLLEELERGEKGIGDGTVSYGMDDPDDIYMRSWTGTIIGPHNTVHEGRIYQLKLFCDKDYPDNPPTVRFQTRINMTCVNQETGVVEPSLFPMLAHWQREYAMEDILVNLKKEMSAPRNRKLYQPPEGNDDQRMEQKGLILRCSIL, encoded by the exons ttCCTAGGAACTTTAGATTGCTGGAAGAGCTTGAGAGAGGGGAGAAAGGTATTGGTGATGGAACCGTGAGCTATGGAATGGACGATCCTGATGATATCTATATGCGTTCCTGGACTGGGACAATTATTGGTCCACACAAT ACTGTTCACGAGGGACGGATATATCAGTTGAAGCTATTCTGTGACAAAGACTATCCAGATAATCCACCAACTGTGCGATTCCAGACTCGTATAAACATGACATGTGTAAATCAGGAAACTGGAGTG GTTGAGCCAAGTCTTTTTCCGATGCTTGCACACTGGCAAAGGGAGTACGCCATGGAGGACATACTAGTCAATTTGAAGAAAGAAATGTCAGCTCCTCGGAACCGGAAGCTTTACCAGCCTCCAGAAG GCAACGATGACCAGAGGATGGAGCAAAAGGGTTTGATTCTCAGGTGCTCTATCCTTTAA